One segment of Mugil cephalus isolate CIBA_MC_2020 chromosome 14, CIBA_Mcephalus_1.1, whole genome shotgun sequence DNA contains the following:
- the mrps21 gene encoding 28S ribosomal protein S21, mitochondrial, with translation MARHLRFLARTVMVQDGNIDAAYKSLNRVLTQEGIVDTVKRKRYFEKPCRERLRKNFEKCKRIYNTEMARRIAFISRTNREDPWLGR, from the exons ATGGCGAGGCACCTTCGCTTCTTGGCGCGGACGGTGATGGTTCAGGACGGCAACATCGATGCGGCGTACAAAAGTTTAAACAG GGTCCTGACTCAGGAGGGGATTGTTGACACAGTGAAGCGCAAACGCTACTTCGAGAAGCCCTGCAGAGAGCGACTGCGGAAGAACTTTGAGAAATGCAAGCGCATATACAACACGGAAATGGCCAGACGAATTGCCTTCATCTCCAGGACAAACAGAGAGGATCCCTGGCTCGGCCGCTAA
- the ciarta gene encoding circadian associated repressor of transcription a, translating to MNSLGCSSKWPSYDSLPSTSSFLLSESEQTEDEADIFSEGEDSGTRKCGSVGDRLSGLDFPTHPDHSRSKRDQSERCSDIGKHTDPSSPAGAATLLSSSATAGDLAFAQKCADLHRYIHPLLELLHGLKSGRFERGLTSFQQSVAIDRLQRILGVLQKPEMGEKYLHNVLQIEMLLKTWFPHVTVDAPKQSTAPRFTPHWRQNQLHIPVKKRKMSWLDPDHTTKHSNHQRGKSGGDGHVTPSLDTASACLPGSPKKQKIPAEETAEPTVDSCTIGHGFTDRTCSWSRPACLCGERESENQGQQHEISPPSPCGSLSTQDSSVSSSNTTTRSNSP from the exons ATGAATTCACTGGGCTGTTCTTCCAAATGGCCTTCTTACGACTCGCTGCCCTCCACCTCGAGCTTCCTCCTCAGCGAAAGTGAGCAAACCGAGGACGAGGCAGACATCTTCTCAGAGGGCGAGGACAGCGGAACAAGGAAGTGTGGCTCGGTTGGTGACAGACTTTCTGGCCTTGATTTTCCAACTCATCCCGATCACTCGAGGTCTAAACGTGACCAGTCTGAACGTTGCTCTGACATAGGAAAACACACCGACCCGTCCTCACCCGCCGGAGCCGCCACGTTACTGTCATCGTCAGCGACAGCCGGGGACTTGGCATTCGCTCAGAAG tgtgccGATTTGCACAGATATATCCATCCGCTGCTTGAGCTCCTACATGGATTAAAGAGTGGGCGATTTGAGCGAG GTTTGACCAGTTTCCAGCAGAGCGTCGCCATAGACAGACTACAAAGAATCCTGGGAGTTTTACAGAAACCTGAAATGGG TGAGAAATATCTTCACAATGTGCTGCAGATCGAGATGCTGCTCAAAACATGGTTCCCTCATGTGACCGTCGACGCGCCAAAACAGAGCACCGCTCCGAGATTCACGCCGCACTGGCGCCAGAATCAGCTCCACATCCCGGTCAAG aaaagaaaaatgagctgGTTAGACCCCGATCACACGACCAAGCATAGTAACCACCAACGTGGAAAGAGCGGCGGCGACGGCCACGTTACGCCCTCGCTCGACACCGCCTCCGCGTGTCTACCCGGGTCCccgaaaaaacagaaaattccAGCGGAGGAAACGGCCGAACCGACCGTGGACAGCTGCACGATCGGACACGGGTTTACAGACAGGACGTGCTCTTGGAGCAGGCCGGCGTGTTTATGCGGTGAGAGAGAAAGCGAGAATCAGGGACAACAACACGAGATCTCTCCGCCTTCGCCATGTGGCAGTTTATCTACTCAGGACAGTTCGGTGTCCTCAAGCAACACCACTACGAGAAGTAACTCACCTTAG
- the crabp2b gene encoding cellular retinoic acid-binding protein 2b: MENKVTDFSGKWKMKSSENFEELLKALGVNVFLRKIAVAAASSPAVEISQQGESLSIKTSTSVRTTNVSFTVGQSFSEATVDGRPCTSFPKWETDRKISCEQTLQKGDGPKTAWTRELTNDGELILTMTAGDVVCTRVYERE; the protein is encoded by the exons ATGGAGAATAAAGTGACAGATTTCTCAGGAAAGTGGAAAATGAAGTCCTCGGAAAACTTTGAGGAACTTTTGAAAGCGCTGG gtgtgaaTGTGTTCCTGAGGAAGATTGCGGTGGCAGCCGCCTCCAGCCCCGCGGTGGAGATCTCCCAGCAGGGAGAGAGTCTGTCCATCAAGACGTCCACCAGCGTCCGCACCACCAACGTCTCCTTCACCGTGGGGCAGTCCTTCAGCGAGGCCACGGTGGACGGACGACCCTGCACG AGCTTTCCTAAGTGGGAAACCGACAGAAAGATCAGCTGCGAGCAGACTTTACAGAAAGGTGACGGGCCGAAGACGGCGTGGACCCGAGAGCTGACCAATGACGGAGAGCTCATACTG ACAATGACTGCCGGTGATGTTGTCTGCACCAGAGTTTATGAGAGGGAATGA
- the rprd2a gene encoding regulation of nuclear pre-mRNA domain-containing protein 2a — protein MAAGAGAASGGSLESALEKKFQGVTNTMDSIQGLSTWCIDHKKYHSLIVRHWMKCLKKSDASHRLNLLYLANDVIQNCKRKNAIVYRTAFAEVLPEAFLLVNSESNPKVITSVERILSIWEERGVYSGTLISELRGVLDKEESPPETPVEQKTPVEVKADLRSKIVAEFVPQALIDQLSKYKKSLQEVDLREKQLAAMRVDICSSDALKRLKDKAGGKKFSKDFEEGSAQLQEFVKFFDRQSKTGPALLEALSNADIFYEMQYKEVKIVANAYQTFANRVSHLKRKLDTLKATLPDLDESPIPSPSADAPSPTGSESPFHNLDLTHPDPDLDGSAMDDEAEPPAPSPLSSPGGSPSRSEALGQADNRIVEDMELSEDEMEGGGIIVEEQMESARHPEVSTPLPAKSEPSVAAEQPVAKAAAPAAAPAAAVDMGKIGSILNSLSSVTKNTGPVLEDPPKAAPAATSSMKTVPAAPVASQDASSLVKLLSKVDVSPADLLSALSKVQGQSSIEGITSLLSSSAANVTTDSSSTDKILPSSSPPSVSEVPSQSAPLSSVPPVPFSSSSTARQSSATQAPTQTSNAASALVQALHRDMDLTAETDPSVSSKSLESKIHNFLQGNTAFNAFDLGFPRNPALGGDSLSPVTGADTQGGTPVRDEGGGTPTQDEIMDKPAVVQFASNRNQLSAGETAKMTPVAYQNSTQQNNLHLQTHLQPAVSQNGQPPYPYGKQDMSERGITAPAAHYHQISAQAQGPVPGERAPGSASSAQTAESFQGSSERSWFGDTFPGGSSQQPGGYHVPAGARENQTSGHYPYQSEPIQKPRGMASLHGARGPSPFFTNALPPVPKLPPPPPSHGFDGHPSSIGSAMVPPEQQQQQQQQPFPGADSRDSIRARVDSVLSGLVVHDHQHKSSFHPYDSDQHHPRHPPEDLHPHPDDLHYQEDPERYHNDPHQRDPAYFQEEPYHHPDDSYYGPDSPQHPYPRGQGGQGRLTPPLSPSEDGYYGHDVQQQQQQQQHNAPPPHYAPRRPPPYHEMRHPGPRPPLRPPHPSHFPRPRGPPRPPFLRFHGPDPRLRGKRPGPRGGGPMFPMKRPFLPPRY, from the exons ATGGCAGCGGGAGCAGGGGCTGCTTCTGGCGGCTCTCTGGAGTCCGCGTTGGAGAAGAAGTTTCAAGGCGTCACCAACACGATGGACTCCATTCAAGGGCTCTCAACGTGGTGCATCGACCACAAGAAGTATCACAGTCTGATTGTGCGACACTGGATGAAGTGTTTGAAGAAAT CCGACGCCTCGCACAGACTCAACCTGCTGTACCTCGCCAACGACGTCATTCAGAACTGCAAGAGGAAAAATGCCATCGTTTATCGGACGGCCTTCGCCGAGGTGCTTCCAGAAGCCTTCCTGCTGGTCAA CTCTGAGAGTAACCCCAAGGTGATTACATCGGTGGAGAGGATCCTGTCCAtctgggaggagaggggagtgTATTCAGGGACACTCATTTCTGAGCTCAGAGGCGTGTTAGACAAAGAGGAGTCCCCTCCCGAGACACCCGTGGAGCAGAAAA ctccgGTTGAGGTCAAAGCGGATCTTCGGTCCAAGATCGTCGCTGAGTTTGTG CCCCAGGCGCTAATCGACCAACTGTCCAAGTACAAGAAGTCTCTGCAGGAGGTTGACCTCCGAGAAAAACAGCTGGCAGCTATGAGGGTCGACATCTGCAGTTCTGACGCCCTGAAGAGGCTCAAAG ATAaagcaggggggaaaaaattctCCAAGGACTTTGAGGAAGGAAGCGCGCAGCTGCAGGAGTTTGTGAAGTTCTTCGACAGACAGAGCAAGACGGGACCTGCGCTCCTGGAGGCCCTCAGCAACGCGGACATCTTCTACGAGATGCAGTACAAGGAGGTCAAGATTGTTGCTAAT GCCTACCAGACGTTCGCCAACCGCGTGTCCCACCTGAAACGCAAGCTGGACACGCTGAAGGCCACCCTGCCGGACCTGGACGAGTCCCCCATCCCCTCGCCCTCCGCGGACGCGCCGTCTCCGACGGGCTCCGAGTCCCCATTCCACAACCTGGACCTGACGCACCCAGACCCGGACCTCGACGGCTCCGCCATGGACGACGAGGCCGAGCCGCCGGCCCCGAGCCCACTGTCCTCGCCGGGAGGATCCCCCAGTCGCTCGGAGGCCCTCGGGCAGGCCGACAACCGCATAGTGGAGGACATGGAGCTGTCGGAGGATGAGATGGAGGGCGGTGGCATCATAG TTGAGGAGCAGATGGAATCTGCCCGTCACCCCGAGGTGTCCACTCCGCTGCCTGCAAAAAGTGAGCCATCAGTGGCAGCCGAACAGCCCGTCGCAAAGGCCGCGGCCCCCGCAGCCGCTCCTGCAGCGGCTGTCGATATGGGTAAAATTGGCTCCATCCTCAACAGTTTAAGCTCAGTCACGAAGAACACAG GACCAGTACTGGAGGATCCTCCTaaagctgctcctgctgctacCTCCTCAATGAAGACCGTACCTGCAGCACCTGTGGCTTCCCAGGATGCAAGCTCACTGGTCAAACTCCTCTCCAAGGTGGACGTGAGTCCCGCAGATCTCCTCAGTGCTCTGTCCAAAGTCCAGGGCCAAAGCAGCATCGAGG GCATCACGTCTCTTCTGAGCAGTTCAGCTGCTAATGTTACCACAGATTCCTCCAGCACAGACAAGATCCTTCCCTCTTCTTCACCCCCGTCGGTGTCAGAGGTGCCCTCTCAGAGCGCGCCTCTCTCCTCGGTTCCACCTGTGCCTTTTTCATCCAGCTCTACCGCGAGGCAGAGCTCGGCCACCCAGGCGCCCACACAGACTTCCAACGCAGCCTCCGCTCTGGTCCAGGCTCTTCACAGAGACATGGATTTGACAGCGGAGACGGACCCATCTGTGTCCTCTAAGAGTCTAGAATCTAAAATCCACAACTTCCTGCAGGGGAACACTGCATTTAATGCGTTTGACCTGGGTTTCCCGAGAAACCCGGCTCTGGGAGGGGACAGTCTCAGCCCAGTCACTGGTGCAGACACCCAGGGTGGGACACCGGTGCGGGATGAAGGGGGTGGCACCCCGACTCAAGATGAGATCATGGACAAGCCAGCGGTGGTCCAGTTTGCCTCCAACAGGAATCAGCTATCTGCTGGTGAAACTGCGAAGATGACGCCCGTCGCATACCAGAATAGCACCCAGCAGAACAATCTACATCTGCAAACTCACTTGCAGCCAGCTGTGTCTCAGAACGGGCAGCCGCCGTACCCTTATGGCAAACAGGACATGTCAGAGCGTGGGATTACCGCGCCAGCTGCACATTACCATCAGATTTCTGCACAAGCGCAAGGGCCCGTGCCTGGAGAAAGAGCCCCAGGCAGCGCCAGTAGCGCGCAGACGGCCGAGAGCTTTCAGGGTTCGAGTGAAAGGAGTTGGTTTGGGGACACTTTCCCAGGGGGGAGCTCTCAGCAGCCCGGCGGCTACCACGTACCTGCGGGGGCTAGGGAAAACCAGACATCAGGGCATTATCCGTACCAGTCGGAGCCAATTCAGAAGCCTCGAGGGATGGCCTCCCTGCACGGGGCTCGCGGACCTTCTCCTTTCTTTACAAACGCCCTTCCTCCTGTTCCAAAGctaccccctccccctccatctcaTGGCTTTGACGGCCACCCATCCTCGATCGGTAGCGCGATGGTtcctccagagcagcagcagcagcagcagcagcagccgtttCCTGGGGCGGATTCGAGGGACAGCATTAGGGCGAGAGTGGACAGTGTCCTCAGTGGGTTAGTGGTCCACGACCATCAGCACAAGTCCTCGTTTCATCCATATGACAGTGACCAACATCACCCACGGCACCCGCCTGAGGATTTACACCCTCACCCGGACGACCTGCATTACCAGGAAGACCCCGAGCGTTACCACAATGACCCCCATCAGCGTGACCCCGCTTACTTCCAGGAAGAGCCTTACCACCATCCAGATGATTCATACTACGGCCCGGACAGTCCTCAGCACCCCTACCCCAGAGGTCAGGGAGGCCAGGGGCGCCTCACGCCCCCACTCTCACCCTCAGAGGACGGTTACTACGGCCACGAcgtacagcagcagcagcagcagcagcagcacaacgCCCCGCCTCCGCACTACGCTCCGAGGAGACCGCCACCGTACCACGAAATGCGCCACCCCGGTCCAAGACCTCCGCTTCGGCCTCCCCACCCTTCACACTTCCCGCGCCCCAGGGGACCCCCGCGCCCGCCGTTCCTCCGCTTCCACGGCCCCGATCCGAGGTTAAGGGGCAAGCGTCCGGGTCCAAGAGGAGGCGGTCCAATGTTTCCCATGAAAAGACCCTTTCTACCCCCGCGATACTGA
- the scamp3 gene encoding secretory carrier-associated membrane protein 3, with product MSKYTSFPEPMEDQNPFQDPAVTQHSSNTGYATLDLYNPFDNTTRPPPPYEATSPSAPSVPAQTPPSRTTPTEHRNYGSYASQTAVNATTADLLKKQEELEKKAQELERRERELQAHGLGPGASRQNNWPPLPSFCPVGPCFYQDISVEITQRFQQTVTMMYYFWMFCTGTMLYNLLSSVAMFCVKTSEGVGLGLAILWALLFTPCSFVCWYRPVYKAFRSDSSFNFFVFFFIFFAQVGVFVIMTIGIPGWGFSGWIVSLAALKTSVPVGAIMIINAILFTAQTAMGIVMLKKIHSLYRQTDASFQKAQAEFTTEVMSNQAVRQAAANAATSAAQGAFTAPR from the exons ATGTCAAAGTACACAAGCTTCCCAGAGCCGATGGAAGACCAGAACCCTTTCCAG GACCCTGCAGTGACtcaacacagcagcaacacaggCTATGCCACACTGGACCTTTACAACCCATTTGATAACACAACTAGG CCTCCGCCTCCATATGAAGCCACCTCTCCTTCTGCTCCGTCTGTGCCTGCACAGACCCCACCCAGCAGGACGACACCGACTGAGCATCGCAACTATGGCTCCTACGCCTCTCAG ACCGCGGTGAACGCTACCACAGCAGACCTCctgaagaagcaggaggagttGGAGAAGAAAGCccaggagctggagaggagagagcgGGAGCTTCAGGCACACGGCCTCGGACCCGGAGCCT CACGTCAGAATAACTGGCCGCCGCTGCCTTCATTCTGCCCCGTGGGCCCCTGCTTCTACCAGGACATCAGCGTGGAGATCACCCAGCGCTTCCAGCAAACTGTCACCATGATGTACTACTTCTGGATGT TCTGCACTGGCACGATGCTCTAcaacctcctctcctccgtgGCCATGTTCTGTGTGAAAACGTCCGAGGGGGTCGGCCTGGGCCTCGCCATCCTCTGGGCCCTCCTCTTCACGCCCTGCTCCTTTGTCTGTTGGTATCGACCTGTGTACAAAGCCTTCAG GAGTGACAGCTCCTTCaacttcttcgtcttcttcttcattttcttcgcCCAAGTCGGGGTCTTTGTTATCATGACCATCGGCATCCCTGGATGGGGGTTCAG CGGGTGGATCGTGAGCCTGGCCGCCCTGAAGACCAGCGTCCCCGTCGGTGCGATCATGATAATAAATGCCATCCTCTTTACTGCCCAAACCGCCATGGGGATTGTCATGCTGAAGAag ATCCACAGCCTGTACAGGCAAACCGATGCCAGCTTTCAGAAGGCCCAGGCCGAGTTCACCACCGAAGTCATGTCCAATCAGGCCGTACGCCAGGCCGCCGCCAACGCCGCCACCAGCGCCGCGCAGGGGGCCTTCACCGCACCCCGGTAG
- the rnf115b gene encoding E3 ubiquitin-protein ligase RNF115 — protein sequence MAEAPDTPQHRFFCHCCKCETIPKLPDLVCPRCDSGFIEEVPEDSSLLQDSAASVPSDDSNSLFSELWQLLFMEGSALLSHPPSSESDPDDSEQVSAGQGSPSPPTPVAAEAAEPESPSTPEPERSPRPEQRPAVEGIVQQFLAGLFANNGNPGAAPAALSSMLQLYSNPGDYAWGQGGLDGVITELLGQLESTGPPPAEKEMISSLPTVCISQEQTDCRLECPVCREEYTLGESVRKLPCLHYFHSECIVPWLELHDTCPVCRKSLEGVDNSLPPTSELPEARSIRAEQQERQAI from the exons ATGGCGGAGGCCCCGGATACACCACAACACCggtttttctgtcactgctgtaAATGTGAGACAATCCCCAAACTCCCG GATTTGGTGTGCCCTAGATGTGACTCTGGCTTCATTGAGGAGGTGCCAGAAGACTCCAG CCTCTTGCAGGACAGCGCGGCCTCTGTCCCCAGTGACGACTCAAACTCGTTGTTCTCAGAA TTATGGCAGCTGCTGTTTATGGAGGGCTCCGCTCTGCTGTCGCATCCGCCCTCCTCGGAGTCCGACCCTGACGACAGCGAGCAGGTATCAGCGGGTCAGGGCAGTCCGTCGCCGCCGACGCCGGTCGCTGCCGAGGCCGCGGAGCCGGAGTCTCCTTCCACCCCTGAGCCAGAAAGGTCGCCGAGGCCTGAGCAGAGGCCTGCAGTGGAAGG GATCGTGCAGCAGTTCTTGGCCGGCCTGTTTGCCAACAACGGAAACCCCGGTGCTGCACCAGCTGCCCT ATCCAGCATGCTGCAGTTGTACTCAAACCCTGGAGATTATGCATGGGGTCAGGGAGGTCTCGACGGCGTCATCACAGAG TTATTAGGACAGCTGGAGAGCACGGGTCCGCCTCCCGCAGAAAAGGAGATGATCTCGTCCCTGCCAACGGTTTGCATCTCTCAAGAGCAGACAG ATTGCCGATTGGAGTGTCCAGTTTGTAGGGAGGAGTATACATTAGGGGAATCCGTTAGGAAGCTTCCCTGCCTCCATTACTTCCACAGTGAATGCATAGTGCCTTGGCTGGAGCTG CATGATACTTGCCCAGTGTGTCGGAAAAGCCTTGAAGGTGTCGACAACAGCCTGCCGCCCACATCAGAACTCCCAGAAGCTCGCTCCATCAGGGCGGAGCAACAGGAGAGGCAGGCGATCTGA